The Candidatus Angelobacter sp. genome has a window encoding:
- a CDS encoding response regulator, translating to MHRILLVDDDESFRKMLHVTLERDGYDVVDARDGNEALRQFRSQPPDLVVTDLIMPDKEGLETIIELRASQPEIKIIAMSGGSRNSPGDYLKVARQLGAARILSKPFFVGELLDAIKLVLSSNPAKEPVS from the coding sequence ATGCATCGGATTCTACTGGTGGACGACGACGAGTCGTTCCGAAAAATGTTACATGTCACGCTGGAACGCGACGGTTATGACGTCGTGGATGCTCGCGACGGCAACGAGGCGTTGAGACAGTTTCGTTCGCAACCGCCGGATCTGGTCGTCACGGATCTGATCATGCCCGACAAGGAAGGGCTGGAGACCATCATCGAACTGCGGGCATCGCAACCGGAAATAAAGATCATCGCCATGTCGGGCGGCAGTCGGAACAGTCCCGGCGACTACCTCAAAGTGGCCCGGCAACTGGGCGCGGCGCGGATCCTTTCGAAACCGTTTTTCGTCGGGGAGCTGTTGGATGCAATCAAACTGGTCCTCAGCTCGAATCCCGCGAAAGAACCCGTGTCATGA